The genome window GGTCCAGGAGAGCGAGGGACGGaccggaggtggaggagacggaggacaggaggaggagcatgggGGTGGAGGCAGGGGCGGAGTTCTGTGTCAGGGAAAGGGGCAGTGAAAGTCCCTTTGGAGACGAGGAGAactgggtggaggtggaagggggggagaggaagagaatagGCGCGTTCCCCGATGGGTTGGTGAGGATCTGCACGGTTTGGTTCGCTGCCGCCGCGGGCCCAGTCCCCCCGGCGGAGGTCCCGCAGGGCTCGGCTGCCCTGGAGGAGTCGGAGGTTCTTTGTGGCCGGTGCCCCCGTCGACAGCTCCGCACCCTTTAAAGGTTCGGCGCTCTGAGGTGGGGACTCGGGGGGCCGAGGTCTGTGGTGAGGACAGCAGGTTATCACAAGGAGCGGTGAGCGAGTGCGATGGGTTCCCTAAACTTTGGCCGAGGCTAGAGGCTAATAAAGTGACCGGCTGCGATGGCTCTGTCCTCTTTCGCGAAGGGACAGGGACCGAGTCACGGAGCGACCTGAGAGCGGCCCGCCGTCCAGCGTGGAGGTGTCTATTTGGGGCACTTTGTGTCCTTCTGGACTGAGATTATACGGGATTCCCTGGTCATCTATGAAGAGAAAATTGTCATTGTCAGAGTCTATCGAGGACAGGGAGGCAAACACGGAGGTAGAGAAGAACGAAGGAGACAGGATCGAATCTCCAAAAGAATCTGCGCCGAGGGCGCTAAACGTTTGGTCGCCTTTCCGGaccacaccatcatcatcatcatcctcgccATCATCCTCTTCCACGACGTCTCGGTCTGCCTCCCCCTCGAACTCGTCCACCTCCATAATCAGTGAGCTCTCACAGCCGGAGTCCTCCCATGGGCACACTCCGCTCCCACCGCCAGCGTCCCTTCTCCTCATGGGCAGGCTGAGGTCCAGTGGTTCGGTCtgttcctccatcacctccccctccgcctccacctccgcctccaccaccttcaGATCCACTCTCTGCAGATTGAGAGGTACAGTGGCTTCACATTCGatcgccccccctccctccgtagGCCTTGGTTCCTCTGGGGCTGCCCTGCCGGGCCCCAGGGGGTCAACTGGggcagggctgtgattggtagTCGTACTGTCTTTAAGAAGATTTGTTTTGTCCTCTTCAGTCGTCTTCTCCACACCCTCGCTCCCCACTCCATCAAACGAGCCTGCTATGGGTGTTTCAACTTTTTGAAGGATAGCCTCTGTGGTCCGGGGCTCGTTCATTATGGCAGATAGAGATGGGGTGCGTGGGGCTTCATCAGGGTTCTGGTCGTCGGCGAGGACTGTTGAAACAGTCTCAGGAGAGAACGGCGCAGATCTTGTGAACTCTGAGGGACGAAACTCTTTGGTCAGGCTGGTGGTAGTGCTTATGATCGGATTTTTGCCCCGAACAATGAttttgattctgattggttggttgttTAAAACAGGCATGCCGGTCTTGACTTTAATTGGCCGCTTGAGTCCATCACTCTCGCAGGTTTTTAGAGGGGCTTGTTTGGGTGGACCATCCGAGGCAGACGTTTCTCCATTAACTGATGAAACATGCCTGGGTGTCACAGGTGTGATGGGGAGGAGGTGTGGGTCACTGGCTAAAGTGCTGGGCGAGGTCTCGTCTGGTGGGCCGACAAGCACCCTGGGCCCCGATTCTTCCAGAGGCGGGTGAGCATGTTGGTCATCCGAGCTGCTGCTGGGCGGGGCTGCAGCCAACTGGGAATCCATTGTGGGGCATAACTAATTGTGTtcctgaaaaagaaaaaaatataaatcagtTATACAGGTTTTGAGTAAAGTGGAACAATATAAATAACAAGCAATATAACAATTTTAGGCAGTCTACAAACataacaataaatatatatatttattttttcatataaAATGATGTCGCAGCCTTTCTGGAAAACACCCAGGGGTCAAGTTGTTGGTCAAGTTTAGTTCCATTTGGTCTATTATCTATTCTACTATTTACTGGTGTTGTTATAGCCTGCTTATTTGTATCCCTACTCGTTCGTAACATCAAATGAATGGTTGCAAGGTGAATTGTTATGTGGTTATAAAAATGCTTTTCAATGGGCTTAACGGTGCGattttaaataaaaagtaaTAGGCTATTAAAGCACGTTATCATCACGCTATACAGGTTTGGTTGTAACCTCATCGGCATGCAATACTGATGACCCACGAGAATGTAAATAaaacactaataataataatgataacactGACAATAAAAGTAACGACAAGACAATCCCATTTTGGACATTGCAATGTTGACAGTAGGATTATTCTTAGTACCTCCAAATCCAACCGGTTGATATTGGTCAAAGGATAAAAAGAGACACTGGGTGCAGGGTGGACGCCATTACGCACCGTGGTCCGAGGTCCGAGCTGTCAATCGCAGGAGGGCGGCGCGCGTGTGCGTTGACACCAGTCGAACCTTGGACGAGCCTAACATGAGCGCGTCATCCGCTGTAGAGAACCTACAGCCACAATGGAGCCCGCCGCTTCAGCACTTCCCTTTCTGTCCATCGTAGTATTCTCGGACCTACGGCCAGCCATTTTAGAGACGAGGGTTCGGAACACGAATAGCGAAACGCGAAAGCTTTAACAAAAAAACTTTATCGTGATGTATTGAAGCTATGCTTCAACAGCAGGTGTGAGGGGTTGCTCGTCATACTGCCGATACATTTTTAACAGTATTTTAAACTACTCTCCCCCCATATATTCGCTGCATAGGGACTGGCTTACCCGAGCCGAGGATATTTCCGGAGGACCAAATATGAATGTGCAGTGTAAAGGGTGATGCTGCGAatactgagggagggaggggtcaaGGGGAGTTGCTATGGTGTCGCAGCCTACCGGGTCCGACTAGCAGCCATGTTCAGCCTATGACTACGGTTGAACCTgcagcctgtgtgtttgtgtgtgtgtgtgtgtgtgtgtgtgtgtgtgtgtgtgtgtgtgtgtgtgtgtgtgtgtgtgtgtgtgtgtgtgtgtgtgtgtgtgtgtgtgtgtgtgtgtgtgtgtgtgtgtgtgtgtgtgtgtgtgtgtgtgtgattgtgtgtgtgtgtgtgtgtgtgtgtgtgtgtgtgtgtgtgtttgtgtgtgtgtgtggggggggggaatctaaAGGAAACTCTTGAAGActttaaattgttttatttaaaatattgaattAACAAAACTTACAAGCAACAACAAGGCTTGATGCGTCCAAAACATGTAACCACGCCGACAAAAGATGGCACAAATACTTTGAAGAGAAGCAGACAGAAGCAGTCTCTTGTAGTTGAATATAATGAAAAACTTACAAGGTATATGGAGAAAAAGTTCATAGCAGGTATAatatgtacttttaaatcatcatGAGGAATGCAATATGTCATTTTCAGAAAATATTATGATTGTTAATCATGTATTGTCTGATTATCTTATACAGTGCAAGGTGGTAGGGATGATAATAAAACCATATGCAGTGTTTGAAACAAAACTGTGTAAAAAATATGCCTTGAGAAATACTCAATGGTCTGACACATGCACAattatcaggtgtgtgtgtgtgcgtgtgcgtgcgcgtgtgtgtgtgtgtgttggtgtgtgtgtgtaggtgtgtgtgtgtatgtgtgtgtgacacgctGCTGAGGGCCCCGTGGTAGAGGCAGTAGATCTCGGGGCCCCTCATCCCTCCTGGTCTCCAGGCAAACAGGCGTCGATCTCTGAGACCAGCCGGTGAGGGAACAGCTTGTACTGCAGCCAGGTGGGCTCTGTGGACAAAGGAGAGACAACATCACTCTCAGgacccctacccctaaccctcagGACCCTGTTGGTGTGTATGGAGTCATGTATGCAAtggatgtatgtgtttgtgcatgtatgtatgtatgtatgtacgtacgtacgtacgtatgtatgtatttatgcatgcatgtatgcatgtgtgtatgcatgtatgtacagtatctatgtatgtatgcacggatgcatgtttgtatggatgtttgtatgtatgtacctATGTATGAatttatgtatgtattaatTATTTGCAGTATACCTTTATCGATCTTAGGGCCCATGTAAAAAcacgaatacacacatacaatgcATAAAAGACATACATACCTTATACACTGTCCTtaatgtacacacatgcacagatatacagacagattgatagagaggtagagattgaACTTTCTTACCCAGGTAGCATTCTGGGGGCTCTAGTTTTCCGTCAAAGCAGCCCTGGCTGACGGTGAGGCTGCACTGTTTGCGGGGATGTTTGCAGAAGAAGGTGACGTTCTCCCCATGGGGAACCATGCCGTCCGTCAGGTCGAAGGGCCAGCGCTTCTCTCCACCAATCAGCACACGGCTCCGCTGGGCCGGGAGGAGACAGCGAGCTGCAGAAACCGCCACGTAAAGATTAGGAAAACACAGTTATAGCACAGAACAGTAGAATATGATACCCTACACTAAGTAATATTGACTAGTTCGCAGTGTTCTGTCTGGTATGACCTAATATTTGATCAAACACTGATAACAGATGCGTGGATATccctgctctgtctctgagccTCCGGACTCACCTCGGCAGTGTGGGGGAGGGGCGCTCCATTTGCCATTGGACAGACAGGTGACCTTCTGCGGCCCGTCCAACAGGAAGTGCTTCTTACACAGGTAGTGGATGTCGTAGCCCACCTCGTACTCAGTCTTCAGCACGGCCACCACGTAGCCCTGCTCCACCGGCGGGGGGGGCACGCAGAAGaccactggcacacacacagaggaaggaggagggacggCTTGGTTTGAATGTATACATCTCTTAAATGAGTTGCTTTGTTACAAATGACACAaaacagttgttgttttttatcttaTTGTTCAATAGTGTACTGTTTGCGCGGATTTGCAGGGCCTTGCAATTCCAATTGTAGCCACTAGATGGCAAGACAGCCCCGCAAAAGACCATTACGCGGTGCTATACCGCCCACAAATGTTCCCTCTCTCCTGCATGTCATAGTTATTAAGCCTTCAATCCAAGTATAATACGTGTTGAATTGATTCCAGTGTAAGTAGTATTAATAAAGGGATTGATTAAAAATCGACACAATgaagatacattttttttaagattttcgacttggagacacacagagacagacacatatacaaacacaaacaatacaaattaaatttgtcacacaatcagacacagtTAAAAGGTATACTTATGGTAAAAGTGCAtgcatctcatctcatctctctacctgtctctcactcgcgcacacacacacactttcacccaCATTGAACAGTCAAACACAGTCAAATGGAAATGGATTCCTTGCCAACTAACTTACTTTGA of Gadus macrocephalus chromosome 11, ASM3116895v1 contains these proteins:
- the LOC132467307 gene encoding uncharacterized protein LOC132467307 codes for the protein MDSQLAAAPPSSSSDDQHAHPPLEESGPRVLVGPPDETSPSTLASDPHLLPITPVTPRHVSSVNGETSASDGPPKQAPLKTCESDGLKRPIKVKTGMPVLNNQPIRIKIIVRGKNPIISTTTSLTKEFRPSEFTRSAPFSPETVSTVLADDQNPDEAPRTPSLSAIMNEPRTTEAILQKVETPIAGSFDGVGSEGVEKTTEEDKTNLLKDSTTTNHSPAPVDPLGPGRAAPEEPRPTEGGGAIECEATVPLNLQRVDLKVVEAEVEAEGEVMEEQTEPLDLSLPMRRRDAGGGSGVCPWEDSGCESSLIMEVDEFEGEADRDVVEEDDGEDDDDDGVVRKGDQTFSALGADSFGDSILSPSFFSTSVFASLSSIDSDNDNFLFIDDQGIPYNLSPEGHKVPQIDTSTLDGGPLSGRSVTRSLSLRERGQSHRSRSLY